A section of the Pseudovibrio sp. M1P-2-3 genome encodes:
- a CDS encoding CaiB/BaiF CoA transferase family protein: MTAPLAGLRILAIEQYAAGPFGTQLLSDLGAEVIKIENRRSGGDYARTLGPYFAGDATQSDSSLFFQAVNRNKKSLCLDFTNPEGRKVLHKLVKGVDGVANNLRGDVPHKLGITYTALSDVNPAIVCAHCSGYGRTGPKASWPGYDYLMQARTGFFHMCGEPDTPPTRVGLSMVDYMTGTYMALGLLAGVMGARSTGKGRDIDVTLFDTALSNFSYLGVWALNSPITPSRLPRSAHPSLVPCQLFQTGDNWIYIMCNKEKFWPLLCNLIERPDLLEDPRFSDFPKRFTNSDALVNTLEATLKTRSTQDWLELFGSTIPCAPIKTPREAMDDPDLEETGRVETLQVADGTPFKVLSTPIKTTGLPESHSGPPLGADTQRILREAGFSEAEITYLIESGIT; encoded by the coding sequence ATGACAGCTCCCCTTGCTGGACTACGGATACTGGCTATTGAGCAATATGCAGCTGGCCCCTTTGGAACACAGTTGCTTTCCGACCTTGGTGCGGAGGTTATCAAGATTGAAAACCGTCGTAGTGGTGGTGATTATGCCCGCACCCTTGGTCCCTATTTCGCTGGAGATGCGACGCAAAGCGATTCCAGTCTCTTTTTTCAAGCTGTAAACCGCAATAAGAAAAGCCTCTGTCTTGATTTTACAAATCCAGAGGGGCGCAAAGTCTTACACAAGCTGGTGAAAGGGGTTGACGGGGTCGCGAATAATCTGCGCGGTGATGTTCCTCATAAACTGGGCATAACCTATACGGCACTGTCAGACGTGAACCCGGCCATTGTTTGTGCCCACTGCTCCGGCTATGGGCGTACTGGGCCCAAGGCAAGCTGGCCGGGCTACGACTATCTTATGCAGGCACGTACCGGCTTTTTTCATATGTGCGGCGAGCCGGATACGCCCCCAACTCGGGTCGGGCTTTCTATGGTTGACTACATGACCGGCACTTACATGGCTCTTGGCCTTCTTGCAGGAGTAATGGGAGCCAGAAGTACAGGAAAGGGCCGCGATATAGACGTGACGCTATTTGATACCGCTCTCTCCAACTTTTCATATCTGGGAGTATGGGCTCTCAATAGCCCCATTACTCCAAGCCGTCTTCCTCGCTCTGCCCATCCTTCCCTTGTTCCTTGTCAGCTCTTTCAAACAGGGGACAACTGGATTTACATTATGTGCAATAAGGAAAAGTTCTGGCCCTTGCTGTGCAATCTCATTGAGCGCCCTGACTTGCTGGAGGATCCCCGCTTTTCAGACTTTCCAAAACGCTTCACCAATAGCGACGCCCTCGTGAATACATTGGAGGCCACACTAAAAACACGAAGTACGCAAGATTGGCTGGAGCTGTTCGGGAGTACGATTCCATGTGCACCCATAAAAACCCCGCGCGAGGCAATGGATGACCCAGATCTTGAGGAAACCGGACGCGTGGAAACCCTTCAAGTTGCCGATGGTACTCCCTTTAAGGTTCTAAGTACCCCTATCAAGACAACCGGCCTTCCGGAAAGTCACTCCGGCCCTCCTTTGGGCGCTGACACCCAAAGGATTTTGCGGGAAGCTGGCTTTTCTGAAGCAGAGATCACTTACCTTATAGAAAGCGGAATA
- a CDS encoding MaoC family dehydratase produces MTRHLPGMTKVGEQRFREDPGLYYEDFEAGDIYEHWPGRTITEADNVWFTLLTMNTHPLHFDHNYAAASEFGKPLVNSTFTLSLVAGMCVSSSSQKAIANLGFEEVKIPAPVFVGDTLYAETKVLGKRESRSRPTAGVVRVCHSGKKQSGEYVMHITRSFFATKRGHAVTDKMRKEGN; encoded by the coding sequence ATGACCCGCCACCTGCCGGGAATGACTAAAGTTGGAGAGCAGCGTTTTCGTGAAGACCCCGGCCTTTACTACGAAGACTTTGAGGCTGGTGATATCTACGAGCATTGGCCCGGTAGAACCATAACCGAGGCAGACAATGTATGGTTCACTCTTTTGACAATGAACACACATCCTTTGCATTTTGACCATAATTATGCGGCGGCCTCGGAATTCGGGAAACCTCTGGTAAATTCAACATTCACGCTTTCTCTCGTTGCGGGCATGTGTGTCAGCTCATCCAGCCAGAAAGCGATCGCCAATCTGGGGTTTGAAGAGGTTAAAATCCCAGCTCCCGTATTTGTGGGGGATACCCTGTATGCTGAAACCAAAGTGCTTGGAAAGCGCGAGAGCCGATCCCGGCCAACCGCTGGTGTCGTGCGTGTGTGTCATTCAGGCAAAAAACAGTCTGGAGAGTATGTCATGCACATTACCCGCAGTTTCTTTGCAACGAAACGCGGCCACGCCGTAACCGATAAAATGCGGAAAGAGGGCAATTGA
- a CDS encoding HpcH/HpaI aldolase/citrate lyase family protein — protein sequence MRFRSILFTPASRIDRLATARDSGADWVSLDLEDGVAQKNKSAARAAVQELLTVSSASSLQQLALRINTLSSPEGIADMTMLLGVSNWPSMLILPKVESAKEIAQLRALATSHSQDPLVLASLETAHGVEQAARILKGSGPRLLTAYGSADHMAETGGTMGKQALSWARGRIVNAASCARIPVLDGVCLALKDQKAVRKEATLARQIGFDGKIAIHPAQIKPIHHAFAPTAQEVGWAKQVIHAAHINGGTGAFVVGTQMVDAPVLAQARRILANSQLKGEGNDPPPAGND from the coding sequence ATGAGGTTTCGATCAATCCTCTTTACACCTGCAAGTAGAATTGACCGGCTGGCCACGGCCCGCGACAGCGGTGCTGATTGGGTTTCGCTGGATTTGGAAGATGGTGTTGCGCAGAAAAACAAAAGCGCAGCCCGTGCGGCCGTGCAAGAGCTTTTGACAGTATCCAGCGCTTCAAGCTTGCAGCAACTGGCCTTGCGGATCAATACACTCAGCTCCCCTGAGGGGATAGCAGACATGACCATGCTGCTTGGCGTATCAAACTGGCCAAGCATGCTGATTTTACCCAAGGTTGAAAGCGCAAAAGAGATAGCTCAACTGCGTGCTCTTGCCACATCGCACAGTCAAGACCCCTTGGTACTTGCGTCTTTGGAAACCGCCCATGGGGTGGAGCAAGCTGCACGGATTTTAAAAGGTTCGGGCCCACGCCTGCTCACGGCCTATGGCTCAGCTGATCATATGGCTGAAACCGGTGGGACAATGGGTAAGCAGGCGTTGAGCTGGGCGAGAGGGCGCATCGTCAATGCTGCCAGTTGTGCGAGGATTCCCGTGCTGGATGGCGTTTGCCTTGCCCTTAAAGACCAAAAGGCCGTTCGAAAGGAAGCGACCCTTGCCCGACAGATTGGGTTTGATGGAAAAATTGCCATTCACCCCGCCCAGATAAAACCAATCCACCATGCGTTCGCGCCGACCGCGCAGGAAGTGGGCTGGGCCAAGCAAGTGATCCACGCAGCCCATATAAACGGCGGGACAGGTGCTTTTGTGGTCGGCACTCAAATGGTCGATGCGCCGGTTCTGGCACAAGCCCGCCGCATTCTTGCCAATAGCCAACTGAAAGGAGAGGGCAATGACCCGCCACCTGCCGGGAATGACTAA
- a CDS encoding DUF6456 domain-containing protein, giving the protein MAVNPTRRSTTVTNEELMKLLRILLKRARDGGSASGSVEAWLVREAIMLGLVREKTQGICHVTEKGRAWLRRKLSEGGKGGDMPKGAQATAGFNEKESPLVWLSRRKNKDGSPLVTLRQLDAGECLRKDYTFAGLLGAVRSNWRVERVDAGTGGEQEQSRNALDARRRVFQALDSVGPELAGVLVDVCCYLKGLGQVERERLWPERSAKVVLCLGLERLANHYNPPSGEVAERHSRYSKAPACSPMDE; this is encoded by the coding sequence ATGGCCGTTAATCCCACCCGCAGGAGTACCACAGTTACCAATGAGGAGCTCATGAAGTTGTTGCGCATTCTTTTAAAACGAGCCAGAGACGGTGGCTCTGCCTCCGGCTCGGTGGAGGCGTGGCTTGTGCGTGAAGCAATCATGCTAGGGCTGGTGCGGGAGAAAACTCAGGGCATTTGCCATGTGACGGAGAAGGGGCGCGCATGGCTGCGCCGTAAACTCAGTGAAGGGGGAAAGGGGGGCGATATGCCCAAAGGCGCGCAAGCAACGGCTGGTTTTAACGAGAAGGAGAGCCCCTTGGTGTGGCTCTCGCGCCGCAAAAACAAAGATGGTTCACCGCTTGTGACACTGCGCCAGCTGGATGCAGGGGAGTGCTTGCGTAAGGACTATACCTTTGCCGGCTTATTGGGCGCGGTGCGTTCCAACTGGCGGGTGGAGCGTGTGGATGCTGGCACTGGAGGCGAGCAGGAGCAAAGCCGCAACGCGCTGGATGCGCGGCGGCGGGTCTTTCAGGCGCTGGACAGTGTGGGGCCGGAGCTTGCCGGGGTCTTGGTGGATGTATGCTGCTACTTGAAAGGATTGGGGCAGGTGGAGCGGGAACGCCTGTGGCCCGAACGCAGTGCAAAGGTGGTGCTGTGCTTGGGGCTTGAGCGGCTTGCAAACCACTATAATCCGCCAAGCGGGGAAGTTGCCGAGCGCCATAGCCGCTACAGTAAAGCGCCTGCCTGTTCGCCAATGGATGAGTGA
- a CDS encoding MucR family transcriptional regulator — MSENPADNTLIDLAADIVSAYVSNNIVASADLPVLITDVYAALQKTSGALKEPEAEPLKPAVSVKRSVTNDYIICLEDGKKFKSLKRHLRTHYDMTPEEYREKWGLAPDYPMVAPHYAAARSELAKKMGLGQQRKRAAAK, encoded by the coding sequence ATGAGCGAGAATCCTGCAGACAATACCTTGATTGATCTGGCAGCTGACATTGTTTCTGCTTACGTGAGCAATAACATTGTAGCCTCTGCGGATTTACCTGTGCTGATTACAGATGTTTATGCAGCCTTGCAAAAAACAAGCGGCGCATTGAAAGAACCTGAAGCAGAGCCATTGAAGCCTGCTGTCTCTGTTAAGAGATCCGTGACAAACGATTATATTATTTGTTTGGAAGACGGTAAGAAGTTTAAATCTTTGAAGCGTCACCTGCGTACACATTACGATATGACGCCAGAAGAATACCGCGAAAAGTGGGGCCTTGCGCCAGACTACCCAATGGTTGCACCTCACTACGCAGCAGCCCGTTCTGAGCTGGCCAAGAAAATGGGTCTGGGTCAGCAACGCAAACGCGCTGCCGCAAAGTAA
- the mnhG gene encoding monovalent cation/H(+) antiporter subunit G, with the protein MTMAIVNIVVGLVVIVAGVFALAGAIGIVRFKDVYMRAHAASKAGTLGSGLFLLALGLHVMELDVITRAVAGFVFFLLTAPVAAHLIARASHMVGYRPCPETKQDALYEAQEKFSKGE; encoded by the coding sequence ATGACAATGGCTATTGTGAATATAGTGGTTGGGCTTGTGGTTATTGTGGCAGGAGTGTTTGCGCTGGCGGGGGCTATTGGCATTGTGCGCTTTAAAGATGTTTATATGCGTGCACACGCCGCCTCAAAAGCCGGTACGCTGGGCTCGGGGCTGTTTTTACTTGCCCTTGGGTTGCATGTGATGGAACTGGATGTGATTACCCGTGCTGTTGCAGGCTTTGTTTTCTTTTTGCTGACAGCCCCCGTTGCAGCCCACCTGATCGCCCGCGCCTCCCACATGGTGGGGTACCGGCCGTGTCCTGAAACAAAGCAAGATGCGCTGTATGAAGCGCAAGAAAAATTCAGCAAAGGCGAATAA
- a CDS encoding cation:proton antiporter, with amino-acid sequence MNGFEQFSADFLYIAVRIAMGFLSVSFLLITYQIIRGPTLPDRVVGLDMLVAVAIGLIAVIGIKSGYPLYVDIAVALGLVGFLATVAFARFILNRGRAADPVIMQEVKATQKKWEKSQ; translated from the coding sequence ATGAACGGCTTTGAGCAGTTTTCCGCAGACTTTCTTTATATCGCAGTGCGGATCGCCATGGGGTTCTTATCGGTGTCGTTTTTATTGATCACCTACCAGATTATCCGCGGCCCCACATTGCCCGACAGAGTGGTGGGGCTGGATATGCTGGTGGCGGTGGCCATTGGGCTTATTGCTGTGATCGGCATCAAGTCTGGATATCCGCTGTATGTTGATATCGCGGTGGCTCTCGGTCTTGTGGGCTTTTTGGCAACAGTTGCCTTTGCAAGGTTTATTCTCAACAGGGGCAGGGCGGCTGATCCGGTGATCATGCAGGAAGTGAAAGCAACCCAGAAGAAATGGGAGAAGTCCCAATGA
- a CDS encoding Na+/H+ antiporter subunit E — translation MKSDLFLVNLLMAVAWGAITGSFGLPNLIFGFLLATMALFIIRNRVGFQRYMRRSLSVVILILAFLWELVLAATRVLLITLRPRMNLNPGIIAVPLTVTRDYEITLLANMITLTPGTLSMDISEDRKTLYVHCIDVPDPEETVREIKEGFERMIMEAFR, via the coding sequence ATGAAAAGTGATCTGTTTCTCGTCAACCTTTTGATGGCTGTGGCATGGGGCGCGATTACCGGCTCATTCGGCCTTCCCAACCTGATATTCGGGTTTTTGCTGGCGACCATGGCCCTGTTCATTATCCGCAATCGAGTCGGGTTTCAGCGCTATATGCGCCGCTCGCTCAGCGTGGTTATTTTGATTCTGGCGTTTCTTTGGGAACTGGTGCTTGCCGCAACGCGTGTGCTTTTGATTACGCTGCGTCCGCGCATGAACCTGAACCCGGGAATCATCGCCGTTCCCCTGACAGTGACCCGTGACTACGAAATTACGTTGCTGGCGAACATGATTACCCTGACGCCGGGAACTTTGAGCATGGATATTTCAGAGGATCGCAAGACACTCTATGTCCATTGTATTGATGTTCCTGACCCTGAAGAAACAGTTCGTGAAATTAAAGAGGGTTTCGAGCGGATGATTATGGAGGCTTTTCGATGA
- a CDS encoding Na+/H+ antiporter subunit D produces the protein MAASKTAVDMAAAMVQSPVALSDWLLVAPTLLTMLGGSIALMLRSKTRLQPVIGITTILLVVVSNMALLDHVLRGGPIAMVMGSWLPPFGIAFTADAMGVVFALAASIVALCVAIYATSSVAEQERRYGFYPFLIMLLCGVSGSFLTGDIFNLYVWFEVMLISSFGMIVLGNEKPQLDGAVKYTLLNLVATTLFLLTTGLLYGLVGTLNMADIAQKVKELPSVTPILVLSGMYFFAFAMKAAAFPVNFWLPASYHTPRIVVAAVFAGLLTKVGVYALLRVMLLILPEGREWLTPLITVIAIVTMLSGAFGALAQTDVRRIFAYMVIAGVGSMLAGLAVGSQVAVAGSIFYAVHSIFAMTSLFLLVGYMKVLGGSYSLRELGGLYSKSPLLAAIALVLLLAGAGLPPFSGFWPKVLLVEGSLENGQGWLAATILVTSVLQAITVGRVWIFCFWRGGPEGTPDGTLVLNKDGSAVLASAMPLSVLVSLLALTSLVVLIGLQPEFLMDAAHKGAMSLMNPSSYIGAVFGGGS, from the coding sequence ATGGCTGCAAGTAAAACTGCTGTAGATATGGCGGCAGCCATGGTTCAATCTCCGGTGGCCTTGAGTGACTGGCTGCTGGTGGCTCCGACGCTGCTGACCATGTTGGGGGGCTCCATCGCTTTGATGCTGCGCTCCAAAACAAGACTTCAGCCGGTTATCGGCATTACTACAATCCTTCTCGTGGTTGTGTCCAATATGGCGCTTTTGGACCATGTGCTGCGCGGCGGCCCCATTGCCATGGTGATGGGAAGCTGGCTGCCACCGTTTGGCATTGCGTTTACCGCTGATGCCATGGGGGTTGTCTTTGCCCTTGCCGCATCGATTGTTGCTTTATGCGTTGCCATTTATGCAACCAGCTCCGTTGCGGAGCAGGAGCGGCGCTATGGCTTCTATCCCTTTTTGATCATGCTGCTTTGCGGTGTGAGCGGGTCGTTTTTAACCGGCGATATCTTCAACCTGTATGTGTGGTTTGAGGTGATGCTGATCTCGTCTTTTGGCATGATTGTGCTTGGCAACGAAAAGCCACAGTTGGACGGGGCGGTAAAATACACCCTTTTGAACCTTGTGGCGACAACCTTGTTCTTGCTCACAACCGGCCTTCTTTATGGTTTAGTGGGCACCTTGAACATGGCCGATATTGCGCAAAAGGTGAAGGAGCTGCCAAGCGTTACACCGATCCTTGTGCTGTCTGGCATGTATTTCTTCGCCTTTGCCATGAAGGCGGCGGCGTTTCCGGTGAACTTCTGGCTGCCCGCCTCCTACCATACGCCGCGCATTGTGGTGGCCGCCGTGTTTGCCGGTCTTTTGACCAAGGTAGGTGTTTACGCACTCTTGCGGGTAATGCTGCTCATTTTGCCGGAGGGACGTGAATGGCTGACACCGCTGATAACAGTTATTGCTATTGTCACCATGCTGTCGGGCGCATTTGGGGCGCTGGCCCAAACAGATGTACGCCGGATTTTCGCCTATATGGTGATTGCGGGTGTAGGGTCCATGCTGGCCGGTCTTGCAGTTGGCTCGCAAGTGGCGGTGGCAGGTAGCATTTTTTATGCAGTGCATTCCATCTTTGCCATGACCTCCCTGTTCCTTCTGGTGGGCTATATGAAGGTGCTTGGCGGTTCCTATTCCTTGCGCGAACTTGGCGGGCTTTACAGCAAAAGCCCGCTTCTTGCGGCCATTGCACTGGTGCTTTTGCTTGCTGGTGCCGGTTTGCCGCCGTTTTCCGGTTTCTGGCCCAAAGTGCTGCTGGTGGAAGGCTCGCTTGAAAACGGGCAGGGCTGGCTGGCTGCAACCATTCTGGTGACCAGCGTTTTACAGGCAATTACTGTCGGCCGGGTCTGGATATTCTGTTTCTGGCGCGGCGGACCGGAGGGAACGCCCGATGGTACGCTTGTACTCAATAAGGACGGAAGTGCGGTGCTGGCTTCGGCCATGCCTTTGAGCGTGCTTGTGTCGCTGCTGGCCTTGACCTCTCTTGTGGTCCTGATTGGCCTGCAGCCCGAGTTCTTGATGGATGCAGCCCATAAAGGCGCTATGAGCCTCATGAACCCGTCAAGTTATATCGGTGCTGTGTTTGGAGGTGGCTCATGA
- a CDS encoding Na+/H+ antiporter subunit C has translation METVFALLIGLFFTTAIYLMLSHKLVRVLMGVAILGNAVNLLIFTAGRLTRDVPPVIPEGLYKPLEAAANPLPQALVLTAIVISFSFLAFFLVLGYRAYQELGTDDVLEMRVAEPKGEAKPPLGY, from the coding sequence ATGGAAACTGTTTTTGCACTTCTGATCGGGCTGTTTTTCACCACAGCCATTTACCTGATGCTCTCGCACAAACTGGTGCGTGTTCTTATGGGTGTTGCCATTTTAGGCAATGCGGTGAACCTGTTGATTTTTACAGCCGGACGGCTGACACGGGATGTGCCGCCGGTGATACCTGAGGGGCTTTATAAACCGCTGGAGGCGGCGGCCAACCCGCTGCCGCAGGCTTTGGTGCTCACCGCCATTGTGATCTCTTTTAGTTTTCTCGCGTTCTTTCTGGTTTTGGGCTACCGCGCCTATCAGGAACTTGGAACCGATGATGTTCTTGAAATGCGTGTCGCCGAGCCCAAGGGCGAGGCCAAGCCACCATTGGGGTACTAG
- a CDS encoding Na+/H+ antiporter subunit B — MNTIIFRTIAPYLAALMVLFSVFVLLRGHNEPGGGFIGGLIAVSAFAIYGIACGVDAVRRALVVHPVSVAALGLFLAALSTLPSLFFLEPTMTSQWLSFSMFGEEISLSTPLLFDIGVYLVVVGSITSIALSLEEREFD, encoded by the coding sequence ATGAATACTATTATCTTTCGAACCATTGCTCCTTATCTTGCAGCGCTCATGGTCCTGTTTTCGGTGTTCGTGCTATTGCGCGGGCACAACGAACCGGGTGGAGGGTTTATTGGCGGTTTGATTGCCGTTTCCGCATTTGCTATCTACGGCATTGCCTGCGGGGTAGACGCGGTGCGCCGGGCGCTGGTGGTGCACCCTGTGTCCGTTGCGGCGCTCGGGCTGTTTCTTGCAGCCCTTTCCACGCTGCCCAGCCTGTTTTTTCTCGAGCCAACCATGACCAGCCAATGGCTGAGCTTTTCCATGTTTGGTGAGGAAATCTCGCTTAGCACGCCGCTACTCTTTGATATCGGGGTTTATCTTGTGGTGGTTGGCTCCATCACCTCCATAGCGCTGTCCCTTGAAGAAAGGGAGTTTGATTGA
- a CDS encoding putative monovalent cation/H+ antiporter subunit A, whose protein sequence is MPLSGVEATFWAMLAPFIAGVFGPPLVKRFKHNAAWVLALVPALIFLHFLSFVPQVSNGQTFTGAWEWVPTYGVTFSYYIDGLSTLFALLISGIGTLVTLYAGGYLKGHPQQGRFFLFLFLFMGAMLGVVLADNIFTLFVYWELTSITSFLLIGFDHLRAASRRAAIQALVVTGSGGMALLAGLILIYMVTGNMELSQVLQSGDLLRDSSLYLPIFILICGGAFTKSAQFPFHFWLPNAMEAPTPVSAYLHSATMVKAGVYLLMRFNPVLGDTVIWTTVLPLFGGVTMLVGAILGMRQTDLKLILAYTTVSSLGLLVMLTGTSDTMAIKGAVLYLFAHSMFKGGLFMVAGTVDHEAGTRDLTRLGGLGRAMPITFLAAVLAGLSMAGLPPFLGFIAKEMLYDGAWNYPAAGIAWAIVAVLGNAMMFALAGAVALKPFIGELKHTPKPAHEGPILLYAGPFLLAVGGLMGGLFAVQAGHLFVNPMITSVLGIEYTSQLYLIPKHLNIALALSVITILLGLVFFWKLETVRGWVDSTIKAIGWGPDKGFDQFINALVLGATAFTRLVQNGNMVSYMRMTFLALALMIFIPTAILGDWPVIRGFDLLRYYEWAFLIIAVIGLGAVVFAKNRLIALVSLGISGFAVAIIYLLFGAPDLSFTQFMVETLTVVILTLVMTRLNLSPRDARSYGAMAFDAAISVVVGAGISLVLISIVQHPFDDTLSVFFTEYSRTIAHGRNIVNVILVDFRGFDTLGEIAVVMVTGLGVLALIGLRPGSRIGKSVSSSGSQVPAAQSQPKD, encoded by the coding sequence ATGCCGCTTTCAGGAGTTGAAGCGACATTCTGGGCTATGCTTGCCCCTTTTATTGCCGGAGTTTTTGGCCCCCCTTTAGTGAAGCGTTTCAAACATAACGCCGCTTGGGTGCTGGCTCTTGTTCCGGCCTTGATTTTTCTACACTTTCTGAGCTTCGTTCCCCAAGTCTCCAACGGGCAGACTTTTACGGGGGCTTGGGAATGGGTACCCACCTACGGAGTGACATTTTCCTACTATATCGACGGGCTGTCCACGCTGTTTGCCCTACTGATTTCCGGTATCGGCACGCTCGTGACCCTTTATGCAGGCGGATATTTGAAGGGGCACCCGCAACAAGGGCGCTTTTTCCTGTTTCTCTTCCTGTTTATGGGGGCCATGCTCGGGGTTGTTCTGGCCGACAACATTTTCACGCTCTTCGTTTATTGGGAGCTGACTTCCATCACCTCGTTCCTGTTGATCGGGTTCGACCATTTGCGTGCAGCCTCGCGCCGCGCGGCCATTCAGGCGCTGGTGGTGACAGGAAGCGGCGGTATGGCGCTGCTGGCGGGCCTCATCCTCATCTATATGGTGACGGGGAATATGGAGCTCAGTCAGGTGCTGCAATCGGGTGATCTGCTGCGCGACAGCTCTTTGTATCTGCCGATCTTCATTCTTATTTGCGGCGGCGCGTTTACGAAATCCGCTCAATTCCCGTTCCACTTCTGGCTTCCCAATGCCATGGAAGCACCAACGCCGGTTTCTGCTTACTTGCACTCGGCGACCATGGTGAAGGCCGGAGTTTACCTGCTTATGCGGTTTAATCCGGTGCTGGGAGATACTGTTATTTGGACAACGGTGCTGCCTTTGTTCGGCGGTGTGACCATGCTGGTGGGCGCGATTTTGGGAATGCGGCAGACGGACCTGAAGCTTATTCTGGCCTATACCACCGTGTCCTCTCTCGGACTTCTGGTGATGCTCACAGGCACATCGGACACAATGGCCATCAAAGGGGCGGTGCTCTACCTGTTTGCACACTCCATGTTCAAGGGCGGTCTGTTTATGGTGGCCGGAACCGTGGACCATGAAGCAGGTACCCGTGATCTCACCCGCCTTGGCGGACTGGGCAGGGCCATGCCCATCACCTTCCTAGCCGCTGTTCTTGCTGGTCTTTCCATGGCCGGGCTTCCGCCGTTCCTTGGCTTTATTGCCAAGGAAATGCTTTATGACGGGGCGTGGAACTACCCCGCCGCCGGAATTGCATGGGCGATTGTGGCAGTGCTGGGCAATGCCATGATGTTTGCGCTTGCCGGGGCCGTTGCCTTGAAGCCGTTTATTGGTGAGTTGAAGCACACACCAAAACCTGCCCATGAAGGCCCCATTTTGCTTTATGCCGGACCGTTCCTGCTGGCAGTCGGCGGCTTGATGGGTGGGCTGTTTGCGGTGCAGGCGGGCCATTTGTTTGTGAATCCCATGATCACCTCGGTACTGGGGATCGAATACACCTCACAGCTTTATCTTATCCCTAAGCACCTGAATATAGCGCTGGCGCTTTCTGTCATCACCATACTTCTTGGTCTTGTGTTCTTCTGGAAGCTGGAGACCGTTCGCGGCTGGGTGGATAGCACGATTAAGGCCATTGGCTGGGGGCCGGACAAAGGCTTCGACCAGTTCATCAACGCGCTGGTTTTGGGAGCTACTGCGTTCACCCGTTTGGTGCAAAACGGCAATATGGTCTCCTATATGCGCATGACCTTCCTTGCCCTTGCGCTCATGATCTTTATTCCAACTGCAATTTTGGGAGATTGGCCGGTAATTAGGGGATTTGATCTGCTTCGTTACTATGAATGGGCGTTCTTGATCATCGCCGTGATCGGGCTTGGGGCCGTTGTTTTTGCCAAGAACCGTTTGATTGCTCTGGTGTCTTTAGGGATATCCGGCTTTGCTGTGGCGATCATCTATCTTTTGTTCGGCGCACCGGATCTGTCCTTTACCCAGTTCATGGTGGAGACATTGACCGTGGTTATTCTGACCTTGGTTATGACACGGCTCAACCTGTCTCCGCGTGATGCCCGCTCCTACGGGGCTATGGCATTTGACGCCGCCATTTCGGTGGTGGTTGGCGCGGGAATTTCACTGGTTCTCATTTCTATTGTGCAGCATCCCTTTGATGACACACTTTCCGTGTTCTTTACCGAGTACAGCCGTACCATTGCCCATGGCCGTAACATTGTGAATGTGATCCTTGTTGACTTCCGCGGTTTCGATACATTGGGTGAAATTGCAGTTGTCATGGTCACGGGCCTTGGTGTTCTGGCGCTGATTGGCTTGAGACCGGGAAGTCGGATTGGCAAGAGTGTGTCAAGCTCAGGTTCGCAGGTGCCAGCCGCTCAAAGTCAGCCCAAGGACTAG
- the msrB gene encoding peptide-methionine (R)-S-oxide reductase MsrB, giving the protein MNNPKDKMNTQADKLKLSQDEWRERLSPEQFHVLREHGTERAFTGPFWDTFETGVYSCVACENKLFASNSKFDAGCGWPSFLATVSPDAVRELQDTSHGMVRTEIRCGKCDGHLGHVFPDGPKPTGLRYCMNGTAMHFTPSSKG; this is encoded by the coding sequence ATGAATAACCCGAAAGACAAAATGAACACTCAGGCAGATAAATTGAAGCTCTCACAAGACGAGTGGCGTGAACGCCTAAGCCCCGAGCAGTTTCATGTGCTGCGCGAACACGGCACCGAACGCGCTTTCACAGGCCCCTTCTGGGATACTTTTGAAACAGGGGTCTATTCGTGTGTTGCTTGCGAAAATAAGCTATTTGCATCAAACAGTAAATTCGATGCAGGCTGCGGCTGGCCAAGTTTTCTGGCAACCGTCAGCCCTGATGCGGTGCGCGAGCTGCAAGACACCTCCCACGGTATGGTGCGCACGGAAATTCGCTGCGGCAAATGTGATGGTCACTTGGGCCATGTGTTCCCTGACGGCCCCAAGCCCACAGGCCTGCGCTACTGCATGAACGGCACCGCCATGCACTTCACCCCCTCCAGCAAGGGTTAA